acgggcggatcacgaggtcacaagatcaagaccatcctagctaacatggtgaaaccccgtctctactaagaaaatacaaaaaaactagccgggcgaggtggcgggcgcctgtagtcccagctactccggaggctgaggcaggagaatggcgtgaacccgggaggcggagcttgcagtgagctgagatccggccactgcactccagcctgggcgacagagcaagactccgtctcaaaaaaaaaaaaaaaaggccgggcgcggtgcctcaagcctgtaatcccagcactttgggaggccgagacaggcggatcacgaggtcaggagatcgagaccatcctggctaacagggtgaaaccccgtctctactaaaaaatacaaaaaaaaactagccgggcgaggtggcggatgcctgtagtcccagctactcgggaggctgaggcaggagaatggcgtgaacccgggaggcggagcttgcagtgagccgagatctggccattgcactccagcctgggtgacacagcaagactccgtctcaaaaaaaagaaaaaaaaaaaaaaaagctagaaacagggtcaggcaccgtggctcacacctgtaatcccagcactttgggaggccaaggcgggcagatcacttgaggtcaggagttcaagaccagcctggccagcatggcaaaaccccatctctaccaaaaatacaaaaattagccaggcatggtggcacatgcctgtaatcccagcttgggaggctggggcagaatagcttgaacctgggagatggaggttgcagtgagccgagatcatgccactgtactccagcctgggcaacagaacgagaatgtctaaaaaaaaaaaaaaaaccaaaacctagaaacaggccaggcatggtggcttatgcctgtaatctcaacactttgggaggccaaggcaggcagatcaactgagctcaggagtttgagaccagcctggccaacatggcgaaactctgtctactaaaaaataccaaaaaattagctggacatggtggtatgcacctgtagtcccagctactggaaggctgaggcatgagaattgcttgaacccgggaggcagaggttgcaatgagctaatatcctgccactgcactccagcccaggtcaGGGTGACAgaaaaactgtctttaaaaaaaaaaaaaaaaaaaaagctagaaacaaTGGAAATATTCAATACAGCAAGTATTATTACATATGGtacacattttcaaaagaaaatattctaaaaacatTTGAAtacatggtattttttttttttttttttttttttgagacggagtctcgctctgtcgcccaggctggagtgcagtggccagatctcagctcactgcaagctccgcctcccgggttcccgccattctcctgcctcagcctcccgagtagctgggaccacaggcgccgccacctcgcccggctaattttttgtgtttttagtagagacggggtttcgctgtgttagccaggatggtctcgatctcctgaccttgtgatccgcccgtctcggcctcccaaagtgctgggattacaggcttgagccaccgcacccggcccatggTATGTTTTAAAAGCCCAGCATTTGAAACTGTTCAGAATTGTCTCAATGTTGTAAAAACAAATACAGGTAGCTACTCTCATACACGTAAATACTCCAGAGTTagtttacactttttttttttttttttttttgagacagagtctcgctctgtcacccgggctggagtgcagtggccggatctcagctcactgcaagctccgcctcccgggtttacgccattctcctgcctcagcctcccgagtagctgggactacaggcgcccgccacttcgcccagctagttttttgtatttttttagtagagacggggtttcaccatgttagccaggatggtctcgatctcctgacctcatgatccgcccgcctcggcctcccaaagtgctgggattacaggcttgatccaccgcgcccggccagtttacactttttttgagacggtctcactccagttgcccaggctggagtacagtggcacgatcttggctcactgcagcctcaacctcccaggctcaggcaatcctcccacctcagcctcccaagcagctggattacaggcgtgcaccaccatgcccggctaaacttttcctatttttagtagagatagggttttgtcacgttgcccaggctggtctcaaactcatggactcaagcaatctgcctgccttggcatccccaagtgctgggattacatgcatgagtcaccatgcctggtccatgatttttcatttgcttctctATCCACACACAATATTTCTGGTATCAGCAAAACAATGAACAACAATAaatatagtttgtgaatattgtTAGCTCTAACAAGTTAGCACAAGATGTTTAGCCCCCCCCTAGTTTGTACACACACTTCCTCTTCCCCTGCCAGCCCATTGAGGATGGGCCAAAGATTGTGTTGGGGCAAATGTCACTTCACTTCATTGATCATGCCTCATTTCCCTTACcctcacagaaaacaaagtactAAATCACTTTGCATCGTGATAGCATACGAGTCCATAAAATGAGTGGTTTGGACTAGATCTCAAGCATCTCTCAGCTTCGAATTTTAGCATAGATTCTTCTTAAGAGTGGTGATGAAATAAAACTTCGTGATCTTCTGTCTGCTCGTACGTTAGTTTGTGAGAAAGAAGCCACTGAGAGCTGTCGTAACTTTACTCATTTAACTGTCACAAAAATGCTATGATGTCAGTACATAGTGATCTTCCactttatagatgatgaaactaaggcagaaagaggtgaaatgacttgccTAAGTTACAGTTAGTGAATGGCGGACCCAGATTCAAGTTGAAGCAGCCTGCTTCTGGAGTGCATGTTCCTGATCACTGTGTCATGCTGCTCACTATAGTTGTGTCTGGAGTGTTCCGAATATTCTGTCTCCCATTGGTTTCATCAACCGTTAACATGTCTGAAAAAGTCCAGTATTTACTTATCTAACATACATTTCCCCTGTGCCTCTTATAGCCAGAAACAGCCACAATATCTTGGCTCACCATCTTTGTCCATATTTTAGGCCGGATATTGTAATAACCATCTGACTAGCTCACTTGTAAAGCTGAAGCCTTGCTAAGGTTACCTGCAAGTGTTTTTCAATACTGGGTGTGGGCAGCAAATCTGTAGGAAAAGTGCTAGTGTGAGGTAGGACCAAAGGATACCTTCTTTGCCTTCACTCAAAGCTGAGCAGAGATTTGGTTGCCAGGTAGTTTTTCCTGCCCTCAGTGTCCTGCTGCTGATGAGCAAGGCCTTTCTGTGTTGCTGCTATGCAGTTATTTTAAGCAGGAAGTCATTCCTAATTATTACCACAGTAAGTGGAGTCTGGGGAAATAGCTAAGGCAACAGGAATGACACTTTTGCTTGAGGACAGCAGAGGCCTAGTTCCTTCTGAGAACCTCAAATAGGAACTGAGGGTCACTCCAGTATGGAGGAATGCATGGAGGCAGGGTAAGGACCAAAGACATGTTTTAGTCTTGGGGAACCTCAGGCCCCCACAGCCTTGGCTTTAGTCTGAATGAGCACCATGCTTAACAGGCTCTGCCTCCATTTCATATCCCGTCCAGGTTAatagcagtggcagcagcagtaacattttttatattttacagattACAAAGTGCTTTAATTTGTACTACTTCATtttgatcttcacaacaatcctgtgaagCAGGTTATccacattttgcagatgagggaaGAGGTTCAGAGAAATCCAGAGGATACTGAAAGAGCTGGGACCTGACTTTCTACTGCCCCCAAGATGACTTAGGGATCATCTTAAATTAGAAACTTTAGGGTCTGGTACCTGTCTTTGTCTCGGTGTGCCCTTCTGGATTAGGTAGCAGTAATTCCTAACCTCTGAtgtacatcagaatcatctgggatggttcaaacaataaaaatatctgGACCTTACCTCAGATGTAACACAGAATCACCAAGTCTGGGTGTCTGGTATGTGAATTTTGGGGAAGAAAAGCTCCAAGGGAATTCTGATGTGCACCAAAGGCTGAGAATCACTTGCATTCAGAGTTATATTAAACATATCAGAATAGTCTGATGAAtcgcttcttggccttttggctaagatcaagtgcaGAATAGTCTGATGAGATTTCCTATCCATCAAAGCAAATAACTGTTGCCTTGGAAGAAATAAATCAAGATATGATTCCTGCTTTCTAAGAATTTCTAATGTGGCTAGGATAAGACATGTACACAGGTAAAGGGACTCAACACCATGAGACAACACACCAGCATCTTAGTCTTGAGTAGTCACAGTGTCAGAGGAGTCCCAACAAGAGACAGTCTCAAATGACATGTTTCTAAGTCCTTTCAGGAAGTCTAGTTCAGCAATGGAGACATTTCTGGTAGATGTAGGAAAGGACATAGGCAGGTTTGGGTCCATGGGGTGACCAGTTTGGCTAGAGCAAAGCATTCTCATAAGCAAGATGTGGGAAATAAAGCTTCTCAGGCAGAGGGTGGAAGGGCAGTAGGTAGACATCGGGTGTTTTAATGCAGTATGATGTTATTAGTGTTTTACAGCACTACTTTGGGGACAGGGAGAGTAATCAGGAAGTTAGTGGTCAGGTGTGAAGTGATAAGGGGCTGTTGGTGGTAAGAATTAAAAGTTGGGAtaaggggctgggcgtggtggctcatgcctacaatcccagcactttgggaggccaaggtgggcagaacacttgaggtctagagttcaagaccagcctggccaatatggtgaaaccccatctctactaaaaaaaaatacaaaaattagccggatgtggtgggcgcctgtaatcccagtttctccagaggctgaggcacaagaatcacttgaacctgggaggcagaagttgcagtgagctgagatcataccactgcactccagcctgggctacaaagtgagattctatctttaaaaaaaaaaaaagaaaagaaaagaaaaaaaaattggggtaaGGTTCTAGAAACAAACATGGAAGAACTTATGGGGTGTTTCAGTGGAGGCACTATAATAAAAGCAGGGTCTTTGGAACCagatttcctgggttcaaataaccCAACCACTTACCTGTGTGACCACAGGTgataacctctttgtgcctcagttttacCTGTGAATTAGGGCTAATAATAATACATACCTCAGagatgtgaagattaaatgaatttgtAGAGTGTTGCCTGACTCAGTAAATAGTTTGCTattggaggaggaggaaatttGGACAGTTTCATGGATATATCATGGCTGTCTggcatgttttcttcttttcagagtGTGACATGCTGGCGAGCCAAGTTTATGGAGGCCTTTTTTTCCCATGTTCTACGTGGGACCATTGATGTGTCTTCTGACAGGCGTCTTTGTGATCAGCGGTTCTCGCCTCTTTTGCACAGCTCCCGCCATGTCCGACAGCTTACCATCTGTAACATGCTGCAGGGTGCAACCGAGCTGGTGGCTGAGCCCAACCGCAGGGTTCTGGAGACCTTGGCCAGCTCCCTGCACACACTCAAGTTCCGCCACCTGCTGTTCTCTGATGTGGCTGCTCAGCAGTCACTTCGGCAGCTGTTGCATCAGCTCATTCACCATGGGGCTGTCAGTCAAGTGTCGCTATACTCCTGGCCTGTGCCTGAGTCAGCCCTTTTCATCCTTATTCTCACCATGAGTGCTGGCTTCTGGCAACCAGGGCCTGGTGGCCCACCCTGCCGCCTCTGTGGAGAGGCCTCCCGAGGCCGGGCCCCATCCCGAGATGAAGGGTCCCTCTTATTGGGTTCACGTCGGCCCCGCCGGGATGCTGCTGAGCGATGTGCTGCAGCCCTGATGGCCAGCCGGCGTAAGAgtgaagccaagcagatgcccaGAGCTGCACCTGCCACTCGGGTAACACGCCGGAGCACACAGGAGAGCCTGACAGCAGGCGGAACAGACCTTAAGAGGGAGCTACACCCCCCAGCCACCTCCCATGAGGCTCCTGGCACCAAGCGGCCACCTTCTGCTCTAGCAGCCACTTCCTCTGCCTCTTCTTCTACATCCTCATACAAACGGGCACCAGCTAGCTCAGCCCCACAGCCTAAGCCCCTAAAGCGTTTCAAGCGAGCTGCAGGGAAGAAGGGTGCTCGCACTCGTCAGGGGCCTGGTGCAGAGTCTGAAGACCTGTAtgactttgtttttattgtggCTGGCGAGAAGGAGGATGGTGAAGAGATGGAGATTGGGGAAGTGGCTTGTGGAGCTTTGGATGGATCAGATCCCAGCTGCCTGGGGCTTCCAGCACTGGAAGCTTCACAAAGATTCCGCAGCATCTCCACCTTGGAGCTATTCACAGTTCCACTCTCCACAGAGGCAGCCCTGACACTATGCCACCTGCTGAGCTCCTGGGTGTCACTGGAGAGCCTCACACTCTCCTACAATGGTGAGCACCCTGGAGTGGCAGGGATTGGGCTTGGATTGCCTAGCAAGCACTAGCTGTGTGCCTAAttctggggaggtgggaggggcaaATTGGGGGTATGATCAGGAGGTTAGAGAGGAAGACTTGTATGCCTCACAGCAGGGGAGACTGTCAGTGCTAGAAGAGAGGAACATAAAGTCTATACACTTGATTAGTTGTTGAAAGCAGGGGTTCCTGAGGGGCAATGAGACAAGCCAGCTGGAATCTGaagaatgaatacattttagaTATGCAAGGCAATCCAAGGGCAGGTGGGAGCAGTATAGTATATGCATGCCCAGGCAGGGCTACAGTTTGACCTCACCAGTCATATTAGAGCAGCTGTCCAGACAAGGTGTGGGACACAATTTCTTATCAGACCAACAACCTGCAAAGCAATCCTCAGTCCTCATTTCCCTCCTGCTTGTGCCCAGCTAGCTAAACCTCAACTCTGGCTAAATCCAGCAATCTGCCTAGGTTGCTGAGCACTGCTAGAGAAAAATCATACAACTGTGCAAATCAGTGCTACTATACACTCATGATCATTAACCTCATATGAACCTTCACTGTGCTTGCAACATCAGCTCCCATTCCTACCACTTCCAAAccctccttttcccttctcaGGGATGACCTCACCTACTTCACCAAGAAAATAGAAGCCATCACACATGAGTTTCTTCAGCTTGCTAAGCAGCCTATAAACTCTCCATCTGCACTCATCCTTCTCCACCAGAATGGAAGAGACCACCATCCTTTCTAAGGCTAATTCTCTCACCTGTGCTCTAGATGCATAGAGCTTCACAATgaagtatataaaaattatcagtTTGAGAAACAAGCATCCTACCTTCTTAGGGAAACTTGTTTCtcaaactaatttttatatactgCTTAGTATGTGTCTGGCATATTTTAAGTATTCTTGATAATTTGATCTAacaatttaatctttacaacGCTATGAGAGCAAGTGACTTCCTCAGGATAACCTAGCAATTatagagctaggattcaaacccaggcaaccAGACTGCAGATCCATGCTTTCAAACAACTATTTATACTATCTTTCTCCTTTTCACTGTCTCTCTTCTACCAGCATCTTAACAGGTCTCCACCAAAAactgccaccaccacctctgTCTGTGCCATATTAATAAACTGTTAACTATCATCTCCTATTCTTCACAACCTTAGTTATCTGTACTGTTTCCACTTCTCTTACCCACAGCCCCTTCCAGCCTCTTATACCCCTACCACTGCACTGGCAAGGACTTATGTCTCCAAGGTCCTCCTTGTTACTAGATTCAATGTATACTTTTCAGTAACTTTTCTTGGCAGGATTTATTGCtattaatcttcattttttttttttctcactatcttaaaaaatgttttcttggccgggcacagtggctcatgcctgtaatcccagcactttgcaaggtcaaggtaggtggatcacgaggtcaggagttcaagaccagcctgaccaagatggtgaaaccccgtctctactaaaaatacaaaaattagccaggcgtggtggtgggtgcctataatcccagctactcaggaggctgaggttgcagtgactggagatcgtgccactgtactttaacctgggcaacagaacgagactccatctcaaaaaaaaagttttctcctCCTGTCTGCTTATTCAGAATTCCTCAGAGCTTTCCCACTTTATGCACCCTTCTTGGACAATTTCATCCATTCCTGTGGTTTCAAAGGCCAACTATGCTAAAGATTCCCCATTATGTGACATTACCCCAGATCTTTCTCTTGACCTTCCAGACCCATTTATCCAGCTAATAGACATGACCACTTCATAACCCACAACATGCCCCCCCAACTCATTACATCTACTTGAATGCACCTTCACACTATACCGATCCTTCTGTTCTCAATGACATTGGTTTACTCACTTGCCCAAAGAAACCTGTATTGTCTTACTCCACACATTTGCTCATGAGGCCCTATCTTTCcgttttcctttttgagacactcttgctgtcacccaggctggagtgcagtggtgcaatctcagctcactggaacctctaccttctgggttccagtgattctcgtgcctcaacctcccaagtacctggaattacaggcatgtaccaccacactgggctagtttttatatttttagtaaggacagggtttccccagccaggctggtcttgaactcctggcctcaagtgatccaccaacctcagcctccttcactgctgagattatagtcatgagccactacgcccagccctaTCTTTACAATttgttaaatacatttatttatctcCACATCCTTAATTCAAGCTACCATTATTCCCTACCTGAACTAATTTCAGCAGTTCCTCCGGACTCCTTACTCATACCATACAAATCCATTATCCGCGCTGCAGCCCAAGCATTCTTTGAAAAATGCAGTCTTGATTCTTTCAAAAATCAGTCAAAAATGACCCTGTCATTCATTCACGCAAACAGCTTTCAATGGCTTCCCCTCACCATATTGCTTAATTTTACTTAGGGGTCATTCATGTTCTCActcctggttctttttttttttttttttttttttttttaagacggagtctcgctctgtcaaccaggctggagtgcggtggccggatctcagctcactgcaagctccgcctcccgggttcacgccattctcctgcctcagcctcccgagtagctgggactacaggcgcccgccacctcgcccggctagttttttgtattttttagtagagacggggtttcaccgtgttagccaggatggtctcgatctcctgaccttgtgatccgcccgtctcggcctcccaaagtgctgggattacaggcgtgagccaccacgcccggccactccTGGTTACTTCTAtggttgtatctttttttttttttttttttgacatggaatctcactcttgtcactcaggctggaatgcaatggtgtaatcttggctcactgcaacctccacctctcaggtccaagcaattctactgccttagtagctgggattacaggcacacgccactatacccagctaatttttgtatttttagtagagacagggttttaccatgttggccagactggtcttgggctcctgacctcaggtgatctgcctacctcagcctcccaaagtgctggtaatatat
This DNA window, taken from Macaca mulatta isolate MMU2019108-1 chromosome 1, T2T-MMU8v2.0, whole genome shotgun sequence, encodes the following:
- the LRRC41 gene encoding leucine-rich repeat-containing protein 41 isoform X2, whose translation is MKTRPSSLESVTCWRAKFMEAFFSHVLRGTIDVSSDRRLCDQRFSPLLHSSRHVRQLTICNMLQGATELVAEPNRRVLETLASSLHTLKFRHLLFSDVAAQQSLRQLLHQLIHHGAVSQVSLYSWPVPESALFILILTMSAGFWQPGPGGPPCRLCGEASRGRAPSRDEGSLLLGSRRPRRDAAERCAAALMASRRKSEAKQMPRAAPATRVTRRSTQESLTAGGTDLKRELHPPATSHEAPGTKRPPSALAATSSASSSTSSYKRAPASSAPQPKPLKRFKRAAGKKGARTRQGPGAESEDLYDFVFIVAGEKEDGEEMEIGEVACGALDGSDPSCLGLPALEASQRFRSISTLELFTVPLSTEAALTLCHLLSSWVSLESLTLSYNGLGSNIFRLLDSLRALSGQAGCRLRALHLSDLFSPLPILELTRAIVRALPLLRVLSIRVDHPSQRDNPGVPGNAGPPSLIIGDEEIPENCLEQLEMGFPRGAQPAPLLCSVLKASGSLQQLSLDSATFASPQDFGLVLQTLKEYNLALKRLSFHDMNLADCQSEVLFLLQNLTLQEITFSFCRLFEKRPAQFLPEMVAAMKGNSTLKGLRLPGNRLGNAGLLALADVFSEDSSSSLCQLDISSNCIKPDGLLEFAKRLERWGRGAFGHLRLFQNWLDQDAVTAREAIRRLRATCHVVSDSWDSSQAFADYVSTM